The following proteins come from a genomic window of Erpetoichthys calabaricus chromosome 18, fErpCal1.3, whole genome shotgun sequence:
- the mkrn2os.2 gene encoding MKRN2 opposite strand protein isoform X2, with translation MDKRVVRFQHCSGEIYGFFVPELCPVCGESLSHRRLEDAPVSIPSPFTDGHQAKCSFLVKPTKGTFLRDYDGKSDLHVGITSTAGMVYNYREGGVCQDMSGWEQAVSVALVQPDMYSLIDQWDHYLEHFSQADTWDPKRYNENDHNCYTFALTFINCVLITQGSRQLSKNEFTERFVLPRTKRASKYITLYQEISENHFYIVDTAQDHTQNENV, from the exons ATGGACAAACGGGTTGTCCGCTTTCAGCACTGCAGTGGAGAGATCTACGGCTTCTTTGTCCCGGAACTGTGTCCTGTGTGTGGAGAGAGCTTGAGCCACCGGAGACTTGAAGACGCACCTGTTAGCATCCCCAGCCCCTTTACTGATGGACACCAGGCAAAATGTTCCTTTCTGGTGAAACCCACAAAGGGCACGTTTCTCAG GGACTATGATGGAAAATCGGATCTTCATGTGGGGATCACCAGTACTGCAG GTATGGTGTACAACTACAGAGAAGGTGGAGTGTGCCAGGATATGAGTGGCTGGGAGCAGGCGGTCAGTGTGGCCCTGGTGCAGCCTGATATGTACAGTCTAATTGACCAGTGGGACcactacctggagcacttctcgCAGGCAGACACGTGGGACCCAAAAAG gtACAATGAGAATGATCACAACTGTTACACTTTTGCGCTGACATTTATAAACTGTGTGCTGATCACTCAGGGCAGTCGACAGTTGAGTAAGAATGAATTCACCGAGAGATTTGTGCTGCCTAGAACAAAGCGAGCCTCTAAATACATCACACTATACCAAGAAATCTCTGAAAATCACTTTTATATTGTTGACACAGCACAAGACCatacacagaatgaaaatgtgtaa